Genomic segment of Sander lucioperca isolate FBNREF2018 chromosome 20, SLUC_FBN_1.2, whole genome shotgun sequence:
TTATTAGTATTACACAGTtattgaaaagtcatagtatagtatgtcagaaaaagccataaaaaagtcatagtatgacgaaaagtgataaaagagccatagtgtagtatgtcggaaaaaagtcaataaaaaagtcagtaaagtATAGGatgtagaaaaagtcatagtatagtttgtccaaaaaagtaattagtagtgtgtgtatatatatacagtgaggaaaataagtatttgaacaccctgctattttgcaagttctcccacttagaaatcatggaggagtctgaaattgtcatctgtgcatgtccactgtgagagacataatctaaaaaaaaaaaatccaaaaatcacaatatatgattttttttaactatttatttgtatgatacagctgcaaataagtatttgaacacctgagaaaatcaatgttaatatttggtacagtagcctttgtttgcaattacagaggtcaaacgtttcctgtagtttttcaccaggtttgcacacactgcaggagggattttggcccactatatatatatatatatatatatatatatatatatatatatatatatatatatatatatatatatatatatatatatatatatatatatatatacatacatacatacatacatacatacatacatacatacatacatacatatatatatatatatatatatatatatacatacatacatacatacatacacacacatatatatatacatatacacatacacatatatatatatatatatacatacatatacatacacacacacatatatatatatatacatacatacatatatatatatatatatatacatatatacacacacacacacacacatatacatacacatatatatatatatatatatatatatacacacacacatatatacatatacatatatatatcatatacatacactatatactatatcatacacatatatacatatatatacacactatatcatatatatatatatatatatatatatatatatatatatatatatatatatatatatatatatatacacacatacacacatactatatatacatatatatatatatacatatatatacacatacatacatacatacatatatatatatatatatatatacatacatacatacattacatatatatatagacatacacatacatactgtatatgtatatatagacatatacaGTTTAATCTCACTGTTTTAGGGGTGCAACgaatcacaaaactcacggtaTGGATCGGATCACAGTTTTGAGTTACAGATCGGATCACTTTTTCTGATCagcacaaaaatgttttttttttaaatgattaattaaaaatgtaataacaataacttataacaataattttcaccagtaatttgctgttaaacaacaaaaatggaTAAGAAAAGGGTATtgtacaataactttgaatgcgccacaaggtttaccagtttcaagtaaacgcaacatttagtcccgtctgtgttgtttttcagacaacagcagtgaccatagtgccagtttgagtcttttagctcatagttttagcggcagactgttgtacgtcctggtgttggaatcctctacagtgaaatacagtcgcactacaccgtttagctgtcagcattttaactgtgtttaatccagctgctagctaacggtaggctaacaccAATGTTACCTCCATAGAGATTTCTCAGCCTACTTTAAGTAACAGCGACAGTAAAAACATATTTCACACTATTATTAGggttaaactttgcaattgATCCACGGTTCACATGCGTTCCGAACTGTGAGGGTTGATCCGTATGGACCACGGATCAACTATGGTCCGTTACGCCACTAACTGTAACATTCAGCCGCTCTGCCCTGCTGTACTGTACCTCGTGGAAGATCTTTAGAAAAAGCTTTGGCGTAATACACAGTTTGCTCCCGGGACGTGTAAGCGTTCAGGTGAGCCCCCATGTTCTCGATCTCCAACTCCAGATCCAGCTGGGAGCGCTTCCTGGTTCCCTGTCACATAAACACAGGGGAACAAACCTTGGGTAGGTTTTGCTTCATGGAAGACAAAACATATCTATTTTGCTcattattttaaagtgctcatattatgctcattttcaagttcataattgtcagaataggtttacatggtttaattttcaaaaaacaccatatttttgttgtactgtacattgctgcagctcctcttttcaccctgtgttaaagcggatcgggccgaatttttctgtccgagcccggcccgcgtccgacagagccgtgaccgaacccggcccgagcagCATTAAAATATttgcgtccgagcccgacccgagcccgacacagttaaaatctaattttttttctcatcctaataacacatgtacgtttgtttgtgtggaaagcttttattaagcaactataggaaggcattcggaaatgtcaacagatgagcgcatcagcacacacggggcaaaaagcgcacgttaataagctgtttaatttaaaatgttcaatatgtTAACATTTCCTGATTGCTTCGCTTCCGACCGtaatcagaaaaccaggggagactcgttacctccagggccgacgttatataacgttaGGGTTATATCCCGTTgatggtgagcagatgaatgaacttggctttcagtctggggtttatctcggacaccgcacacactgttggctacaaaacttaaacttattccaccaaccctgctccggtcgcatctacacgtctgcgtcctctttctctatctctcttctgcccactttacacacgcactgagctctcttaaaaggagccgcagcaccattttacaacatctgccttatcgcgctgatgtgactgagcccgacccgaaccagACCATAATTTTTAAATATctgtcgggacccgtcgggctcgaTTCAGGTAACCATGCcttaccctgtgtgttgagctctctgttttagctacagagtgaggcatctcacttctgttccatctttgttgggagtcgcacatgtgcagtacctaggtaaggactactagccagtcagaagcagagtatgaggtcgTGCCCTAAcaagctagcagctaggcgagcattataacatgtgttacaaagtgaccacgttcgtcacagaaggaaaggctggactacaatagagctgtttggagcagtttgtgaacagtgttttctgttggagatggtaagtccctttggggggggactttgggcttgttcactttgtaaacctttaacatgcacaaaaaagataaataacacaataaaggaaagggataaagccaaaaagcataatatgagcactttaaaatctaAAGTAAACTTCTCCTTAGAATTGTTGcataatacagtatgtgcaaataagtaagtaagtaagtttatttatatagcacttatcACAGAGTCTCAAGTGCTTCACAGGTCAAATAACTGAATACATAAAAATAAGGAAGATAATAAGATACAGTACActagaagacaaaaaaaaagatctagTTAACAGTAGTAAAAACTGTGTTGCACTGTTTCCATCTCACCTTAAATGCCATATGTTCCAGGAAATGTGCTGTGCCATTATTTCTCTCATTCTCGTAGCGACTGCCTGCGTCTATCCAGAGGCCAACCTGGACAAAGTCAGAAATTAATATTCTCAGATTAATATCCTCACACTTTCCGCTGCTACTGTACCAGACCTGAGTAGAGGCTGCCTTCTGTATTGATGGAGCTAATCTCTTCATTATGCATTGGGATGAACCCTGAAATGTACCATCTCGATTTGAAGGGGATCTAATGTCACGCCTGCTGTCTGCACGCGCGCATGTAATTGGATTTTTCTTGATATTATCTCACAAACACTTGCAACTCAGGTGACTTTTAGTACAAATGAAAGAATGATTTTAAAAAGGTGCTAACAATATCATCCTGTACATTACAGTAGGTCTGTATGAaaaggtttagtttttttgtcagcttttttgatttgttccccTAAAAAccaaagaaatacatatatacataaaacAGCATTTTAACTTCAACGAGTTCCAAGGTGTTAAAGGATAACtaacgtttttttcaacctggaccctagtttcctatgtttttgtgtctaagtgatgggaacaacactCAACACAATTGTTCCAGTATTAtccaagatcgctgcagtcggcagcagcgaaacaagctacaatgtaagttaacaggGCAATTCTCTAGCTTGcattaccttcacaaaagtgcttgtttcgCCATTGATGGGATCAGATTTATATTCTAGTGTCTGACAACGTtatgacctttctgttaaagagttagattctttttttttttaaacataaaaacatccgcaaaatgtgggtttagcgctagcgacttcagagctgtacagaaaggtctcaaagaggttttaaaggtctatctctgaagggatcctttccataatgttgtcagacacttagaatactaatctgagcctgtcagcggcaaaacaagcacttttgtgaaggtaaataccagctggacaattgccctattaacttgcattgtagcttgtttcgccgctgccgactgcagcgatctcgcttaatactggaccaatgtcaaagattgttgttcgcatcagtcacttagacacaaaaacataggaaaatagggttgggggaaaaaacggtagttaccctttaatagtTTGGACTTATTCAACTGTGAGGCAATTCttcttaatattatttttaactTAAAGAGTTAAGTTATTgtgacaataataaaaaatggcaTAACATTTTATCCTTGGATTTTGTATTTATTACAACTGTAAATGCATAAAAGTAGCCGGACAAATtagacattgtgtgtgtgtgtgtgtgtgtgtgtgtgtgtgtgtgtgtgtgtgtgtgtgtgtatgtgtgtgtgtgtgtgtgtgtgtgtgtgtgtgtgtgtgtgtgtgtgttttgttttgttttggggGGTTACTTTTAACTTACCGTGCAGGTGGTAAGCCCAGCGTCCTCAGAAGCCACCCGGAGTCCGTTTTCTAAAGTGGTCACCTTGGTTTCAGGAACATTTAGAACCACCTGGTGAGCAGCCTGAGTAGCCAAGGGTCTTTGCGGTCCCGCTGTGAGCTGCGGGCGGAGGATACACAGGAATTAACAGCCGTCATAATGATATTGCAAATTTAGAACAGTGACGTCAGCTGTTACTAGCCCCGTTTACACTTAACTAACCTAGCTATGTCGTCGTTTTGCTGTATAACACAGACCAAACCTAAGGCATAACTTTAAGAATTCATCTTTCAACAGCCGAGCATGTCGCACGCTAACTGTTAGCAAACACTGATCCTGACCGGTTTTCCTCAGTTAGACTGTCGAGAAATAATAACTGTCGCGAACGTCGTGCATAAAAACATTACTGTAGACGCATACTTCTTACCCTGCTTAAAGAATTTGTCTTCAGTAAACGTCTTTGAAGAAGAGATCTCCCAGCAGACGCGAGGCGATGTAAGGACGATGCCATGTTTATCTGTCACAGTTGCGCAAGTGACGTTACAGACTCAAGTATACACGCTACATCCGCCCGGGATGAGCAGttgattttattaaaaaaataaaaaccagaAGACTTTTTGAgactattaaaaaaataacatataGATACAACTAGTCCTGCAAAAgttattatataattaaaagTTGTAATGGTAAATAATGGTAagtaaaaaagtgaaataatggTTGATGAAAAAGATATAGAGGGTATATTTAAttaatagatagatggatgaaaCTATGTTATTCAGTGCACTTTGGTCATTAATTCTATCCCCAGAGTTAATGAAAAATCTATTTTGAAATTACTTTATGTATCTGAAAATAAAGTGTGCAGTAAGCGTCTCTATGTCTGTGATATAATGATTAAATTACTTGTTACACGTAGTTAAAATATGTGTGTTGTTTACTGATTATATTAAACGTACTTTGCTTTCTTggtgtttagttttttcttttctcagtaTTACATGAAGAGTGTCAACGTTTTCCTACTTTATTTTACCGTGGTTACGTTTATTTTGAAAGGGTCTGTCAGTTGGAAGACGGAAGTGTGGCTTTAGCCTAGCGCGAATTTTCTTCAGAGGGTCTTAAGTTTGTCTTGATTATCAACCTCTTCTTAGCCGTTCACAGTGAGTGTAAGAGCCAAGCAGGGTTTAAATACAATCAACGTTACATGCAGAGCACAGAGTCAGCTGCCGTGTCCGATCTTTAAAGGTATTTCTCTTTTAATCCAGAGTAGTTTGGTTCTCTGCCCGGGTTTAATGTTAAGTTCTACACTATCGCTAGCTTGGTTGTGTTAGCAAGTAGCAAGTGCTAATTCGTAGTGCTGATGCATTAAACCAGCATTCAGTAGCCAGTATCTTCTGTGTGACTTCCAGACAAGAAATGGCGCATGGCGGAGATCTAATGGACGGGGATCTGGAAGATGGAGAGATCTCCGGGTCCAACTCGGAATCTGAGATGGGAACCGCCGCCGCAGCAGCACAAACTCGACCCCAGGTTCCTACAGCTTTTAGCGGCCAGTCCTTTCACCGCAGAGCCGCTGCCCAGCAGTCTTCCGCCGCCTACCGCAGCACTGGTAGGACGGTGGAGTCCAGCGACAGTGACCTGGACTCGTCGGACGAGGAGGCGGCTGTTTGGCGCAAGAAGCGCCAGAAAGTATTCGACGCTCCCCAACCACCTGCCTTCACCACCCGGGCAGAGCCGACTCGCATGCCCGTCCCCGGCGCGATGGGAGGCCGCAAGGTAAACAACATTTGGGGCTCTGTGGTCCAAGAGCAGTGCCAGGATGCCGTAGCTGCAGAGCTGGGCATATTTGGCATGGATGGTGAAGTTAGCATGTCCAGCAGAAATGTGGAGACCTATAACTTTGTCCTGGCCCGTAAGATaatggagaaggagagggagctgGAGAATCTGTCGAAAAATGAGGGAGAAGTGAGCATGCTGGACGCCCAGCTGGAGGAGTACATGAATGACCGGAACTCACAGGAGGGGGCAGGAGGTGATGCAAAGAGGAAGAGGCCAGCTAAAGACAGACTGGGCCCCAGGGCTGAGATGGACATCAAGGGCCGGTATGAGATCACAGAGGACGACCCTGAGGATAAGGTGACTGATGAGATAGCGCACAGGCTGCGAGAGCCTAAAAAAGACCTGATAGAGCGCGTTGTTACAGTCATCGGtaagaaaaaagccatagaactGCTCGGAGAGACCGCCACACTGGAGGAAAGCGGTGGTGTGTACACCATAGACGGCAGCAGGCGACGGACGCCTGGTGGGGTGTATCTCAACCTGCTGAAGAACACACCCAGCATTAGCAAGGCCCAGGTCAGGAAGATATTCTTTGAGGAACAACAGAAGGATTTCAAGACCAAGAAGGCCGCCCAGAAGAGGAGGCGCCACATGGTGGCCAAGAAGATGAAGCAGGCCATCGGCACACTGAACCTGCAGGAGCACGACGACGTCTCCAGGGAGACCTTCGCCAGTGATACCAACGAGGCCTTGGAGTCATTGGAGGAGCCtgcagaagaggaagaggagggtcaGGAGGAAGCTGCTGTGGGCATTGAGGAGACACCTGTGGTGTACAACTCTGCAGACTTGGAGGTCTTCTGAGCTCTGAGCCTGCTGTCTGAACTCTGGGAGGTTTGAACAAGGACATTAAGGATTAAAATTAGAACACAACACTGAAAGCACTGTACAAGTACTGTCTCCACTGAGTACAGAATCTCACCTGAGtgtccttttttttgtttcgtCTTTTAACTAAGCAATAAAAGGAGAGCTTATGTTAACAGAAATATTGGTTTTGTTTGGTTCAGCATGGGTATGTAGATTTCAGCACATGTAAACACAGAATGGCTGTCTGCAAGTTAGTGTGATTTGTGTTACAAATGTTTGCCTTTTAAATCAAATTCTTAATTGTCAAAAACTTACCTAAGTTGTTGAAGCATATTGGAGTAACAGTGATGCACTCTtgttgattttcaaatatagtaactttcttttttataatttccattAGGATATAATGAGGTCTTGATTTATGAAATTAACTTGTGTGACTGGAATATAAATAAAGGTGACTCGGGTAAAATCACTTAAAACAGTAATTggattgctgttttttttttcaatgctgcGGTTAATTTTTAGCATTGTGATACATTCAGTCCCTGGTTATTATAGATAATCCAGGTTTTATTCTTCAGATAAAAGAGctagaaaaacagaaaacttCAAGACAAAGATGCAGTATTTTGGACAGCTATTGTAGTGCAGAAGTTTGTCCGCTAGATGGCGGACATGCCCTATTTCCCACAAGGACTAAATGCCTAATGTTTAGATAAAGTAGTAATCCCATAAAAGGATACATACAATACAGGTGCTACACAATATACAAACGGTATATACAAAAGTGTactgtaatataaaaaaaatacactgacaCAGGAATTAAGTCAAGTAAAAAAGAGTGTGGGATTGGATAATGGAATAAAGTGCACCTGCACTTGAATGAGAATCCATCCACTTTGACTGATCTTCAAATAGATAGCAGCAATTATAATGCAAAGACACAATGTCTTAGCTACTCTGCATAATCCACACACCAAAGAAATAGTCTCTATGAAGACTGTTGACTGGGTTTGGTGGATTATCAAGAGAAAATGGATGCTGGAAAGAGAAgttatttaattaaatatttcaatttgCTGTGAGTACCAACAATACAATTCTAACTACTCCCCTGTATTGGGGTAGAGGTAAAAAATGGGCAAATGAAACCAAACCTAAAGGCCTACTGGAGGTAagtgaggaaatgtgtttttgtaatttgggttaATCAACCCTTTAATACTGAACATAAGTCATTCTTATTTTGAAGGCAAAATGGTGGTGATGCATTTATTAACTGTACAAATTCCTACTGGAGTTTTTTGGTATGATTTCAGTCACTAATCAGTTGCATTATACCTCCATCAGGGGTTGTCGTGTTCAAGAGCTATGCATTTCTAGAGGGAGGCAGAGAATGGCAGATCTGCACAGTGTTGCTTATTGtctccatcttttttttaatatctatTTTTCTATTTACCAGACTCAATAAGTAGGTGGCAGCAAAGGGCTGGTTGTGGCGGTGGCGACAGTATGAACCGTACACTACAAGGTTGTGGTGTTCTTTGATACAGCAAGGAGTCAAATACGGGATTAATGTTATGTTTTGTCCTTGATGGCcttctaaaaacacaaaaatacacaaaagtGTCCCATAAGCCATCTGCAGGAAGAATTATTCATACCACTTTTGTTTACGGGCAGTTATGTCCTAATAAGATCCTGAAACTTTCCTAGCATGAACTATAGAATGTAGTACTAAGTATAGGGAAAATAAAGAATGTTATTTTAGTTGGTTTAGTTATGCTGAGTTTATAAGCAATTGTGGATTTCCGAAGGAATGTAACTATAAAAACAGCTCCATTTATCATCATCATTTGTTGaattgtattgttgtattgttgtattgtttgcCTGTAGCAAAACTGCATTGTTTGCAGTGCACTGACCAAAAGACTCTCAAAGAGCATTTCATTGGAATTAAATTAATGGAAGGgtaccaattaaaaaaaataaaaaatgaaggtattattttaaactgtatcaatgtattattattttctggcCACTTAGGGGCAGAGGAACAAGTTGACATATCGCCTTACGAGTTGTTGCAGCTAACCTGTTGTTGACACGGAGCAAcaatagcatttatttggagtcatgttcAGTCATTACCTAGTCTCGCATttccagacctatctccacagcgctgcaaaggaaggtctggcaacaggAGCATACACTCCTGGAAAGGAGAAAAAACAGCcaggggttgtttgcatttctttaaaccaatcacaatcgtcttgggtggcgctaagccctGGGTGCAgtgatggtggctctgcaaaatggtcttggGAAGAACTTGTTTAGTTGCTAAGTGTTGTTGTGGTGTTGGGTAGATGGCATACGATGGGCTTATCAgaacttgttttgttgttgctgaaAACAGTGTTGATGAAAGTAGAGTAAAACCCTAAAGAATGAAGTAAAACATGCTAAAAAGGTCCGTAGAGAGCCAGGTGATAAGGGACTGTTTTTTGTTAAAGGggctaccggaggagttttgggatctatAGTCAAAacagacttgaccctcccttcaccagcaatacatttttctatgaccctccataATGATTGGGAAAAAAGGCCTGACCCTcaccaacaatttattgatgccttctgtactagttcgcgcttggcaaagatgtacagataacCACTGTTTTTTAACAACCATGACATGCAAGatttaacctctgctttctcatcttacacatcacactccactattatggtggccatttcagtagttactaacattgttgtggaaacacaataatcatggaaactaaatgcacactttctacattactgcattacttcaaatactaagttattcatctagtaaactagtattcacatgaaataaaacaataaaacattgagactattcaacaaagcacactgggtaataacccATATTGACAGCGGGCCCGCCCAATGAGAAATTCaaagttaaagcaacactagagaacttttcccgcttcgttccccctacaggttgtctcattggaactacaactGGAAACATTATTATAATGCTCcacaagagattgcgggcgtaacgaGCTCGCTGACTGGCTACGGAGcaggcagaggagagggagagcatCTGACGGGGTAGAAAGATACCCATCTCCCTTTGACAGTcttgtaaataaattataacatgtagctctgtcaatcttcctctatcaTAGGTGCCAATTTATGTTTttctccgtgggtgctcacgagCGCACAAgagtgtatggct
This window contains:
- the phax gene encoding phosphorylated adapter RNA export protein — its product is MAHGGDLMDGDLEDGEISGSNSESEMGTAAAAAQTRPQVPTAFSGQSFHRRAAAQQSSAAYRSTGRTVESSDSDLDSSDEEAAVWRKKRQKVFDAPQPPAFTTRAEPTRMPVPGAMGGRKVNNIWGSVVQEQCQDAVAAELGIFGMDGEVSMSSRNVETYNFVLARKIMEKERELENLSKNEGEVSMLDAQLEEYMNDRNSQEGAGGDAKRKRPAKDRLGPRAEMDIKGRYEITEDDPEDKVTDEIAHRLREPKKDLIERVVTVIGKKKAIELLGETATLEESGGVYTIDGSRRRTPGGVYLNLLKNTPSISKAQVRKIFFEEQQKDFKTKKAAQKRRRHMVAKKMKQAIGTLNLQEHDDVSRETFASDTNEALESLEEPAEEEEEGQEEAAVGIEETPVVYNSADLEVF